Proteins encoded together in one Xenopus laevis strain J_2021 chromosome 6L, Xenopus_laevis_v10.1, whole genome shotgun sequence window:
- the XB5897957.S gene encoding uncharacterized protein LOC495453 isoform X9: protein MNSRSTIKRESDSVLGAGFPEAEQLQIKIVKQEPDNYQRGTRSSSVPQIPGFPLSDPEESRVRIKEEVLDPSYNEDAMDDTVISFTVGETDPQTLQMKEEDEGAASGSYQEDTSTPFAEGGFLLAGQEIYQTKIKDEPDPEFYPNPRDISVAPLPDGGSFTEGKMENEHMDTEDPLSTIRSEIVTFPVPGVKQEEPIAPQIKIEKEEPEYYLDTVENTAADGGGVADAGVQQGPNEISDKDREEMVSHKKHLMMGKSKELSQDLRNLIVAKHTDGIGYRRISKLLNVPVSTIGAIIRKWKEHHFTLNRPRSGAPRKISDRGVKRIIGRVVQEPRITRRELQKDLELAGTVVSKKTISNALNRHGLYAPSPRKTPLMKKKKNVGAHLALSLPDDLS from the exons ATGAATTCCCGTTCCACCATAAAGAGAGAATCAGATTCCGTTCTGGGTGCAG GATTCCCAGAGGCAGAGCAGCTCCAGATAAAGATAGTGAAGCAAGAACCAGACAATTATCAGAGAGGAACCAGAAGCTCCTCCGTTCCACAGATTCCTG GTTTCCCCCTGAGTGACCCAGAAGAGTCCCGGGTAAGGATAAAAGAGGAAGTGCTGGACCCCAGTTATAATGAGGATGCAATGGACGACACAGTTATCTCCTTCACTGTTGGAG AGACAGACCCACAGACCTTACAGATGAAGGAAGAGGATGAAGGAGCAGCCTCTGGGAGTTACCAGGAAGACACGTCTACTCCATTTGCTGAGGGGG GTTTCCTTCTGGCTGGGCAAGAGATTTATCAGACAAAGATCAAAGACGAACCAGACCCTGAATTCTACCCAAACCCAAGAGACATTTCAGTGGCTCCTCTTCCTGATGGGG GCTCATTTACAGAAGGGAAAATGGAGAATGAGCATATGGACACCGAGGATCCTCTGTCCACAATAAGGAGTGAAATTGTTACTTTTCCTGTGCCTG GTGTGAAACAGGAAGAGCCAATAGCACCCCAGATAAAGATTGAGAAAGAAGAACCAGAGTATTACCTGGACACTGTGGAAAATACAGCTGCTGATGGGG GTGGTGTTGCTGATGCGGGCGTACAACAAGGTCCAAATGAAATATCTGACAAGGATCGAGAAGAAATG GTGTcgcacaagaagcatctcatgatggggaaaagcaaagagctctctcaagaccttcgcaaccttattgttgcaaaacataccgatggcattggttacagacgtatttctaagcttctgaacgttccagtgagcaccattggGGCCATAATCCGCAAGTGGAAAGAACATCATTTCACCCTAAACCGGCCACGATCAGGTGCTCCTCgcaagatttctgacagaggagtcaaaagaataatcggaagagttgtccaagagccaaggatcactcgcagagagcttcagaaagaccttgagttagcaggtacagttgtttcaaagaaaacaataagtaatgcgCTCAACCGACATGGCCTCTATGCACCGTCACCGCGCAAGACTCCActaatgaagaagaagaagaatgttgGAGCTCATTTAGCCCTTTCACTGCCAGACGATTTGTCGTAA
- the XB5897957.S gene encoding uncharacterized protein LOC495453 isoform X13, with protein sequence MNSRSTIKRESDSVLGAGFPEAEQLQIKIVKQEPDNYQRGTRSSSVPQIPGFPLSDPEESRVRIKEEVLDPSYNEDAMDDTVISFTVGETDPQTLQMKEEDEGAASGSYQEDTSTPFAEGGFLLAGQEIYQTKIKDEPDPEFYPNPRDISVAPLPDGGTFTEGKMENEHMDTEDPLSTIRSEIVTFPVPERRPTVHQDIMCKQRRLSYNISFKLEVVSYAKEHGNRAAARHFGPPPTEKMIREWRKQEEQLQKTEKNKCTLRGHVAKWPQLDEEMKNWIMQHQNTCSEHKSEKEPNCTSCCAKGS encoded by the exons ATGAATTCCCGTTCCACCATAAAGAGAGAATCAGATTCCGTTCTGGGTGCAG GATTCCCAGAGGCAGAGCAGCTCCAGATAAAGATAGTGAAGCAAGAACCAGACAATTATCAGAGAGGAACCAGAAGCTCCTCCGTTCCACAGATTCCTG GTTTCCCCCTGAGTGACCCAGAAGAGTCCCGGGTAAGGATAAAAGAGGAAGTGCTGGACCCCAGTTATAATGAGGATGCAATGGACGACACAGTTATCTCCTTCACTGTTGGAG AGACAGACCCACAGACCTTACAGATGAAGGAAGAGGATGAAGGAGCAGCCTCTGGGAGTTACCAGGAAGACACGTCTACTCCATTTGCTGAGGGGG GTTTCCTTCTGGCTGGGCAAGAGATTTATCAGACAAAGATCAAAGACGAACCAGACCCTGAATTCTACCCAAACCCAAGAGACATTTCAGTGGCTCCTCTTCCTGATGGGGGTA CATTTACAGAAGGGAAAATGGAGAATGAGCATATGGACACCGAGGATCCTCTGTCCACAATAAGGAGTGAAATTGTTACTTTTCCTGTGCCTG AGAGAAGACCTACTGTGCATCAAGACATAATGTGCAAGCAGAGACGGTTGTCTTATAACATTTCCTTTAAGCTCGAAGTAGTGAGCTACGCGAAAGAGCATGGAAACAGAGCGGCGGCACGGCACTTTGGCCCTCCACCGACTGAAAAAATGATTAGGGAATGGAGGAAGCAGGAGGAGCAACTGCAAAAAACCGAGAAGAACAAGTGCACACTCCGGGGCCATGTGGCCAAATGGCCTCAGTTGGATGAAGAGATGAAAAACTGGATAATGCAGCACCAAAATACTTGCTCTGAACACAAATCTGAAAAGGAGCCCAACTGCACTTCTTGCTGCGCAAAAGGATCTTAA
- the XB5897957.S gene encoding uncharacterized protein LOC495453 isoform X12 has translation MNSRSTIKRESDSVLGAGFPEAEQLQIKIVKQEPDNYQRGTRSSSVPQIPGFPLSDPEESRVRIKEEVLDPSYNEDAMDDTVISFTVGETDPQTLQMKEEDEGAASGSYQEDTSTPFAEGGFLLAGQEIYQTKIKDEPDPEFYPNPRDISVAPLPDGGSFTEGKMENEHMDTEDPLSTIRSEIVTFPVPERRPTVHQDIMCKQRRLSYNISFKLEVVSYAKEHGNRAAARHFGPPPTEKMIREWRKQEEQLQKTEKNKCTLRGHVAKWPQLDEEMKNWIMQHQNTCSEHKSEKEPNCTSCCAKGS, from the exons ATGAATTCCCGTTCCACCATAAAGAGAGAATCAGATTCCGTTCTGGGTGCAG GATTCCCAGAGGCAGAGCAGCTCCAGATAAAGATAGTGAAGCAAGAACCAGACAATTATCAGAGAGGAACCAGAAGCTCCTCCGTTCCACAGATTCCTG GTTTCCCCCTGAGTGACCCAGAAGAGTCCCGGGTAAGGATAAAAGAGGAAGTGCTGGACCCCAGTTATAATGAGGATGCAATGGACGACACAGTTATCTCCTTCACTGTTGGAG AGACAGACCCACAGACCTTACAGATGAAGGAAGAGGATGAAGGAGCAGCCTCTGGGAGTTACCAGGAAGACACGTCTACTCCATTTGCTGAGGGGG GTTTCCTTCTGGCTGGGCAAGAGATTTATCAGACAAAGATCAAAGACGAACCAGACCCTGAATTCTACCCAAACCCAAGAGACATTTCAGTGGCTCCTCTTCCTGATGGGG GCTCATTTACAGAAGGGAAAATGGAGAATGAGCATATGGACACCGAGGATCCTCTGTCCACAATAAGGAGTGAAATTGTTACTTTTCCTGTGCCTG AGAGAAGACCTACTGTGCATCAAGACATAATGTGCAAGCAGAGACGGTTGTCTTATAACATTTCCTTTAAGCTCGAAGTAGTGAGCTACGCGAAAGAGCATGGAAACAGAGCGGCGGCACGGCACTTTGGCCCTCCACCGACTGAAAAAATGATTAGGGAATGGAGGAAGCAGGAGGAGCAACTGCAAAAAACCGAGAAGAACAAGTGCACACTCCGGGGCCATGTGGCCAAATGGCCTCAGTTGGATGAAGAGATGAAAAACTGGATAATGCAGCACCAAAATACTTGCTCTGAACACAAATCTGAAAAGGAGCCCAACTGCACTTCTTGCTGCGCAAAAGGATCTTAA
- the XB5897957.S gene encoding uncharacterized protein LOC495453 isoform X10, translating to MNSRSTIKRESDSVLGAGFPEAEQLQIKIVKQEPDNYQRGTRSSSVPQIPGFPLSDPEESRVRIKEEVLDPSYNEDAMDDTVISFTVGETDPQTLQMKEEDEGAASGSYQEDTSTPFAEGGFLLAGQEIYQTKIKDEPDPEFYPNPRDISVAPLPDGGTFTEGKMENEHMDTEDPLSTIRSEIVTFPVPGVKQEEPIAPQIKIEKEEPEYYLDTVENTAADGGGVADAGVQQGPNEISDKDREEMVSHKKHLMMGKSKELSQDLRNLIVAKHTDGIGYRRISKLLNVPVSTIGAIIRKWKEHHFTLNRPRSGAPRKISDRGVKRIIGRVVQEPRITRRELQKDLELAGTVVSKKTISNALNRHGLYAPSPRKTPLMKKKKNVGAHLALSLPDDLS from the exons ATGAATTCCCGTTCCACCATAAAGAGAGAATCAGATTCCGTTCTGGGTGCAG GATTCCCAGAGGCAGAGCAGCTCCAGATAAAGATAGTGAAGCAAGAACCAGACAATTATCAGAGAGGAACCAGAAGCTCCTCCGTTCCACAGATTCCTG GTTTCCCCCTGAGTGACCCAGAAGAGTCCCGGGTAAGGATAAAAGAGGAAGTGCTGGACCCCAGTTATAATGAGGATGCAATGGACGACACAGTTATCTCCTTCACTGTTGGAG AGACAGACCCACAGACCTTACAGATGAAGGAAGAGGATGAAGGAGCAGCCTCTGGGAGTTACCAGGAAGACACGTCTACTCCATTTGCTGAGGGGG GTTTCCTTCTGGCTGGGCAAGAGATTTATCAGACAAAGATCAAAGACGAACCAGACCCTGAATTCTACCCAAACCCAAGAGACATTTCAGTGGCTCCTCTTCCTGATGGGGGTA CATTTACAGAAGGGAAAATGGAGAATGAGCATATGGACACCGAGGATCCTCTGTCCACAATAAGGAGTGAAATTGTTACTTTTCCTGTGCCTG GTGTGAAACAGGAAGAGCCAATAGCACCCCAGATAAAGATTGAGAAAGAAGAACCAGAGTATTACCTGGACACTGTGGAAAATACAGCTGCTGATGGGG GTGGTGTTGCTGATGCGGGCGTACAACAAGGTCCAAATGAAATATCTGACAAGGATCGAGAAGAAATG GTGTcgcacaagaagcatctcatgatggggaaaagcaaagagctctctcaagaccttcgcaaccttattgttgcaaaacataccgatggcattggttacagacgtatttctaagcttctgaacgttccagtgagcaccattggGGCCATAATCCGCAAGTGGAAAGAACATCATTTCACCCTAAACCGGCCACGATCAGGTGCTCCTCgcaagatttctgacagaggagtcaaaagaataatcggaagagttgtccaagagccaaggatcactcgcagagagcttcagaaagaccttgagttagcaggtacagttgtttcaaagaaaacaataagtaatgcgCTCAACCGACATGGCCTCTATGCACCGTCACCGCGCAAGACTCCActaatgaagaagaagaagaatgttgGAGCTCATTTAGCCCTTTCACTGCCAGACGATTTGTCGTAA
- the XB5897957.S gene encoding uncharacterized protein LOC495453 (The RefSeq protein has 1 substitution compared to this genomic sequence): MNSRSTIKRELDSVLGAGFPEAEQLQIKIVKQEPDNYQRGTRSSSVPQIPGFPLSDPEESRVRIKEEVLDPSYNEDAMDDTVISFTVGETDPQTLQMKEEDEGAASGSYQEDTSTPFAEGGFLLAGQEIYQTKIKDEPDPEFYPNPRDISVAPLPDGGSFTEGKMENEHMDTEDPLSTIRSEIVTFPVPERRPTVHQDIMCKQRRLSYNISFKLEVVSYAKEHGNRAAARHFGPPPTEKMIREWRKQEEQLQKTEKNKCTLRGHVAKWPQLDEEMKNWIMQHQNTCSEHKSEKEPNCTSCCAKGS, from the exons ATGAATTCCCGTTCCACCATAAAGAGAGAATCAGATTCCGTTCTGGGTGCAG GATTCCCAGAGGCAGAGCAGCTCCAGATAAAGATAGTGAAGCAAGAACCAGACAATTATCAGAGAGGAACCAGAAGCTCCTCCGTTCCACAGATTCCTG GTTTCCCCCTGAGTGACCCAGAAGAGTCCCGGGTAAGGATAAAAGAGGAAGTGCTGGACCCCAGTTATAATGAGGATGCAATGGACGACACAGTTATCTCCTTCACTGTTGGAG AGACAGACCCACAGACCTTACAGATGAAGGAAGAGGATGAAGGAGCAGCCTCTGGGAGTTACCAGGAAGACACGTCTACTCCATTTGCTGAGGGGG GTTTCCTTCTGGCTGGGCAAGAGATTTATCAGACAAAGATCAAAGACGAACCAGACCCTGAATTCTACCCAAACCCAAGAGACATTTCAGTGGCTCCTCTTCCTGATGGGG GCTCATTTACAGAAGGGAAAATGGAGAATGAGCATATGGACACCGAGGATCCTCTGTCCACAATAAGGAGTGAAATTGTTACTTTTCCTGTGCCTG AGAGAAGACCTACTGTGCATCAAGACATAATGTGCAAGCAGAGACGGTTGTCTTATAACATTTCCTTTAAGCTCGAAGTAGTGAGCTACGCGAAAGAGCATGGAAACAGAGCGGCGGCACGGCACTTTGGCCCTCCACCGACTGAAAAAATGATTAGGGAATGGAGGAAGCAGGAGGAGCAACTGCAAAAAACCGAGAAGAACAAGTGCACACTCCGGGGCCATGTGGCCAAATGGCCTCAGTTGGATGAAGAGATGAAAAACTGGATAATGCAGCACCAAAATACTTGCTCTGAACACAAATCTGAAAAGGAGCCCAACTGCACTTCTTGCTGCGCAAAAGGATCTTAA
- the XB5897957.S gene encoding uncharacterized protein LOC495453 isoform X11: MGCVSLPASCRTSCSLLGFPLSDPEESRVRIKEEVLDPSYNEDAMDDTVISFTVGETDPQTLQMKEEDEGAASGSYQEDTSTPFAEGGFLLAGQEIYQTKIKDEPDPEFYPNPRDISVAPLPDGGSFTEGKMENEHMDTEDPLSTIRSEIVTFPVPGVKQEEPIAPQIKIEKEEPEYYLDTVENTAADGGGVADAGVQQGPNEISDKDREEMVSHKKHLMMGKSKELSQDLRNLIVAKHTDGIGYRRISKLLNVPVSTIGAIIRKWKEHHFTLNRPRSGAPRKISDRGVKRIIGRVVQEPRITRRELQKDLELAGTVVSKKTISNALNRHGLYAPSPRKTPLMKKKKNVGAHLALSLPDDLS; the protein is encoded by the exons ATGGGCTGTGTCTCACTTCCTGCTTCCTGCCGCACTTCCTGTTCCCTGTTAGGTTTCCCCCTGAGTGACCCAGAAGAGTCCCGGGTAAGGATAAAAGAGGAAGTGCTGGACCCCAGTTATAATGAGGATGCAATGGACGACACAGTTATCTCCTTCACTGTTGGAG AGACAGACCCACAGACCTTACAGATGAAGGAAGAGGATGAAGGAGCAGCCTCTGGGAGTTACCAGGAAGACACGTCTACTCCATTTGCTGAGGGGG GTTTCCTTCTGGCTGGGCAAGAGATTTATCAGACAAAGATCAAAGACGAACCAGACCCTGAATTCTACCCAAACCCAAGAGACATTTCAGTGGCTCCTCTTCCTGATGGGG GCTCATTTACAGAAGGGAAAATGGAGAATGAGCATATGGACACCGAGGATCCTCTGTCCACAATAAGGAGTGAAATTGTTACTTTTCCTGTGCCTG GTGTGAAACAGGAAGAGCCAATAGCACCCCAGATAAAGATTGAGAAAGAAGAACCAGAGTATTACCTGGACACTGTGGAAAATACAGCTGCTGATGGGG GTGGTGTTGCTGATGCGGGCGTACAACAAGGTCCAAATGAAATATCTGACAAGGATCGAGAAGAAATG GTGTcgcacaagaagcatctcatgatggggaaaagcaaagagctctctcaagaccttcgcaaccttattgttgcaaaacataccgatggcattggttacagacgtatttctaagcttctgaacgttccagtgagcaccattggGGCCATAATCCGCAAGTGGAAAGAACATCATTTCACCCTAAACCGGCCACGATCAGGTGCTCCTCgcaagatttctgacagaggagtcaaaagaataatcggaagagttgtccaagagccaaggatcactcgcagagagcttcagaaagaccttgagttagcaggtacagttgtttcaaagaaaacaataagtaatgcgCTCAACCGACATGGCCTCTATGCACCGTCACCGCGCAAGACTCCActaatgaagaagaagaagaatgttgGAGCTCATTTAGCCCTTTCACTGCCAGACGATTTGTCGTAA